A region of Triplophysa dalaica isolate WHDGS20190420 chromosome 18, ASM1584641v1, whole genome shotgun sequence DNA encodes the following proteins:
- the mapk13 gene encoding mitogen-activated protein kinase 13, with amino-acid sequence MESRVGFNREEINSTIWEVPDKYICLKQIGTGAYGSVCSAINNKSKEMVAIKKLHRPFQSEIFAKRAYRELRLLKHMKHENVIGLLDVFTPASRLDDFKDFYLVMPYMFTDLSKVKGLLTEDRIQFLVYQMLCGLKYIHGAGIIHRDLKPGNLAVNQDCELKILDFGLARHTEAEMTGYVVTRWYRAPEVILNWMHYTQTVDIWSVGCIMGEMFNGKTLFKGKDYMDQLTQIMKVTGTPGKEFIGKLESPEAKSYVSSLPLYPRKDFSALFPRASKKAVDLLEKMLVLDADNRLTADGALAHSYFDGLRDPEDWPEPTPYDDSYDNATMPLEEWKRLSFKEVRSFVPFPRRDSKRRNTLTMS; translated from the exons ATGGAGTCACGGGTCGGGTTCAATCGTGAGGAGATCAACAGCACGATCTGGGAGGTTCCGGACAAGTACATTTGCCTGAAGCAGATCGGAACCGGGGCGTATGGCAGTGTGTG CTCCGCTATCAATAACAAAAGCAAGGAGATGGTGGCCATCAAGAAGTTGCACCGGCCTTTTCAGTCAGAGATCTTTGCGAAGAGGGCCTATCGTGAGCTGAGGCTTCTCAAGcacatgaaacatgaaaat GTGATAGGACTGCTAGACGTCTTTACTCCCGCCTCCAGACTGGATGACTTCAAAGACTT CTACCTGGTGATGCCATACATGTTCACAGATCTCTCCAAAGTCAAAGGTCTTCTGACAGAAGATCGCATACAGTTCCTGGTCTATCAGATGCTCTGCGGACTTAAG TACATTCATGGCGCTGGCATCATTCACAGA GACCTCAAACCAGGAAATCTGGCCGTTAACCAAGATTGTGAGCTGAAG ATCTTGGATTTTGGCCTGGCACGTCACACAGAAGCAGAGATGACGGGTTACGTTGTGACGCGCTGGTACCGGGCCCCTGAGGTCATTCTGAACTGGATGCACTACACGCAGACAG TGGATATCTGGTCTGTTGGATGCATCATGGGTGAAATGTTCAATGGAAAAACACTCTTTAAAGGAAAAGACT ACATGGATCAGTTGACTCAGATAATGAAAGTGACAGGGACACCTGGTAAAGAATTCATTGGCAAACTCGAAAGCCCAGAG GCAAAGAGCTACGTCAGCTCGCTGCCCCTGTACCCACGCAAGGACTTCTCTGCATTGTTTCCCAGAGCTAGTAAAAAAG CGGTAGACCTGCTTGAGAAGATGCTGGTGTTAGATGCAGACAACCGTCTCACTGCTGATGGCGCGTTGGCACACAGCTACTTCGATGGCTTGAGAGACCCAGAGGACTGGCCAGAGCCGACGCCATACGACGACAGCTACGACAATGCCACAATGCCTTTAGAAGAATGGAAAC GTTTATCCTTTAAAGAAGTGAGGAGTTTCGTTCCGTTCCCAAGAAGGGATTCAAAGAGAAGAAACACGCTCACAATGTCGTAG